A section of the Rhodobacteraceae bacterium M382 genome encodes:
- a CDS encoding glutathione S-transferase family protein, with translation MYTVYGKPTTRTFRVLWALEEMGEPYDLVQMAPQSPEITALNPSGKVPAFKDGETVITDSTAIITYLADKHGKLTHPAGTLERAKQDALTHMVLDEIDAVLWTAARHSFVLPQEKRCPEVKSSLKWEFETNLARLSAQFDSPFLQGDTMTIADIILTHCLNWAFSAKFPVGDEKIQAYTKQMRSRDAFRNVAALMK, from the coding sequence ATGTATACCGTATATGGCAAACCCACGACTCGCACGTTCCGGGTCTTGTGGGCGCTCGAGGAAATGGGTGAACCCTATGACTTGGTTCAAATGGCCCCTCAGAGCCCGGAAATCACCGCCCTGAACCCTTCGGGCAAGGTCCCCGCTTTCAAAGATGGCGAAACGGTGATCACCGATTCCACTGCGATCATCACCTATCTGGCAGACAAACACGGCAAGCTGACCCATCCGGCCGGCACCCTTGAACGTGCCAAACAGGATGCGCTGACCCATATGGTTCTGGACGAAATCGACGCTGTGCTGTGGACCGCCGCCCGGCACAGCTTTGTCCTGCCACAGGAGAAGCGCTGTCCCGAAGTGAAATCCAGTCTGAAATGGGAATTTGAAACCAATCTTGCACGCCTGTCCGCTCAGTTCGACAGCCCATTCCTGCAAGGCGACACGATGACCATCGCAGATATCATCCTGACCCATTGTCTGAATTGGGCCTTTAGCGCCAAATTCCCGGTGGGCGACGAAAAAATCCAAGCCTATACCAAGCAGATGCGCAGCCGTGACGCATTCCGCAATGTTGCAGCGTTGATGAAATAA
- a CDS encoding TIGR03862 family flavoprotein, protein MQAHFDAVVIGAGPAGLMAAGEIAAAGHRVLVAEAKPSVARKLLMAGKSGLNLTKDEPLSQFLTAYREASNWLSPVISAFDAQAIQDWAQALGQDTFVGSTGRVFPKVMKASPLVRAWMAQLTNLNVDVRTRWQWTGWDGDAVCFDTPDGAQQVSATATVLALGGASWSRLGSDGSWAQILADRGVGLAPFAPANAALCVNWSPHMTPHFGGALKSMRWTAGDLTSRGEVTLSRHGLEGGGLYSLTPALRQGADLMVDLLPDLSVEVLESRLSKKPAKLRLAHWLRNGLRLPPAKVALFFEMTKGADLPRSQWVATVKSLSIRHQGLRPMDEAISTAGGVRQAALDDGLMLRELPGVFCAGEMLDWEAPTGGYLLTACFATGRWSGRAAAEWISR, encoded by the coding sequence ATGCAGGCGCATTTTGACGCTGTGGTTATCGGGGCCGGACCCGCAGGATTGATGGCCGCAGGAGAAATTGCGGCTGCGGGGCATCGGGTGTTGGTCGCCGAAGCCAAGCCGTCAGTCGCGCGCAAGCTGCTGATGGCCGGGAAGTCGGGATTGAACCTGACCAAAGACGAGCCGCTGAGCCAATTTCTGACCGCCTATCGCGAAGCTTCCAACTGGTTGTCGCCGGTGATCTCTGCGTTTGATGCCCAGGCGATACAGGATTGGGCCCAGGCACTGGGGCAAGATACTTTTGTCGGCTCGACAGGGCGGGTGTTCCCCAAGGTGATGAAAGCCTCGCCTTTGGTGCGGGCGTGGATGGCACAATTGACCAACCTCAACGTCGATGTGCGCACCCGCTGGCAGTGGACCGGATGGGATGGCGACGCGGTGTGTTTTGACACACCTGACGGAGCACAACAGGTCAGCGCCACTGCAACGGTTCTGGCCTTGGGCGGAGCGAGCTGGTCCCGGTTGGGTTCGGATGGAAGCTGGGCACAGATCCTCGCCGATCGCGGAGTTGGTCTCGCGCCTTTTGCGCCTGCAAATGCCGCGCTTTGTGTGAATTGGAGCCCCCATATGACACCCCATTTCGGTGGGGCGCTGAAATCCATGCGTTGGACAGCGGGTGATCTGACATCGCGGGGCGAAGTCACGCTATCGCGACATGGATTAGAGGGTGGGGGGCTGTATTCGTTGACCCCGGCCTTGCGTCAGGGTGCGGACCTGATGGTCGACTTGTTGCCAGACCTCAGCGTCGAAGTGCTGGAGAGCCGATTGTCGAAAAAACCGGCCAAGTTGCGGCTGGCGCATTGGCTCAGGAATGGACTGCGGTTGCCGCCTGCCAAAGTTGCGCTGTTCTTTGAAATGACCAAAGGCGCGGACTTACCCCGATCCCAATGGGTTGCAACCGTCAAATCCCTGTCCATTCGCCATCAGGGACTGCGTCCGATGGATGAAGCGATTTCAACTGCGGGCGGCGTCAGACAGGCAGCTCTAGATGATGGGTTGATGCTGCGAGAACTCCCAGGAGTGTTTTGCGCGGGGGAGATGTTGGATTGGGAAGCCCCGACCGGGGGCTATTTGCTGACCGCATGTTTCGCGACCGGGCGCTGGTCCGGGCGGGCGGCGGCAGAGTGGATTTCGCGATAA
- the leuS gene encoding leucine--tRNA ligase: MSRYSAAEIEAKWQEAWDKAGIFQATRTGDKPKYYVLEMFPYPSGRIHMGHVRNYTMGDVIARHKLATGHNVLHPMGWDAFGMPAENAAMAIGGDPKEWTYGNIADMRDQMKPLGLSIDWSREFATCDPEYYGQQQALFLDMLQAGLVYRKNAVVNWDPVDMTVLANEQVENGRGWRSGALVERRELTQWFFKISDFSEELLSALDGLDNWPAKVRLMQENWIGKSRGLQFSFERTDDGDPITVYTTRPDTLNGASFVGISPDHPISKELEQGNPELAAFLAECRKGGTTEEAIETAEKLGYDTGIRVKHPLNPEWELPVWIANFILMDYGTGAIFACPAHDQRDLDFCRKYDLPVIDTFFALDDNTPVAKDAFVPAKSEKVRWVDHFAGLDEATGEEAINTTVDFAEQQGWGEGVTKYRLRDWGLSRQRYWGCPIPVVHCDDCGVVPEKKENLPVRLPDDVTFDKPGNPLDRHPTWRDCVCPSCGKPAQRETDTMDTFVDSSWYFARFTAPRAETPTDLAEAEYWMNVDQYIGGIEHAILHLLYSRFFARAMKITGHLPEKAIEPFDALFTQGMVTHEIYQTPGPNGRPVYHLPEDVTDGKLADGTEVEIIPSAKMSKSKKNVVDPVSIISAFGADTARWFVLSDSPPERDVEWTASGAEATHKHLSRVWKLCDKIAAMDPTSKGQGDDDLLRETHKAIHDVTVGLESFGFNASIARLYAFTNTLAKSKAGHAAQRQAIMTLAQLMSPMTPHLSEDIWAHQGGEGLIATAPWPVADDAMLIDDTVTLPIQINGKRRAEINVPADMDKAEVEKIALAHEAVQKVLNGGTPKKVIVVPGRIVNVVA; encoded by the coding sequence ATGTCGCGTTACTCTGCCGCAGAAATTGAAGCAAAATGGCAAGAGGCCTGGGACAAGGCCGGGATCTTCCAGGCCACCCGAACAGGTGACAAGCCAAAGTACTATGTGCTGGAGATGTTTCCGTACCCTTCGGGGCGTATCCACATGGGCCATGTGCGCAACTACACCATGGGTGACGTGATCGCCCGGCACAAATTGGCAACCGGACACAACGTGCTGCATCCAATGGGATGGGATGCCTTTGGAATGCCTGCGGAAAACGCTGCGATGGCAATCGGCGGCGACCCCAAGGAATGGACCTACGGCAACATCGCAGACATGCGCGACCAGATGAAACCGCTGGGCCTTTCGATCGACTGGAGCCGTGAATTCGCCACATGTGATCCGGAATACTATGGTCAGCAACAGGCCCTGTTCCTGGACATGCTCCAAGCCGGGCTGGTGTATCGTAAGAATGCTGTTGTGAACTGGGATCCGGTTGATATGACGGTTCTGGCCAACGAACAGGTCGAAAACGGCCGCGGTTGGCGGTCGGGTGCACTGGTCGAACGGCGCGAGCTGACGCAGTGGTTTTTCAAGATCTCGGATTTTTCCGAAGAATTGCTATCGGCCCTGGACGGGCTGGACAACTGGCCGGCCAAAGTACGGCTGATGCAAGAGAACTGGATCGGCAAGTCACGTGGTCTGCAGTTCAGCTTTGAGCGCACAGATGATGGCGACCCGATCACCGTCTACACCACCCGGCCCGATACATTGAATGGCGCGTCCTTTGTTGGCATTTCGCCTGACCACCCGATTTCCAAGGAGCTGGAACAGGGTAACCCTGAACTGGCTGCATTTCTTGCGGAATGCCGCAAGGGCGGCACCACCGAAGAAGCAATCGAAACCGCCGAGAAGCTGGGCTATGACACCGGCATCCGTGTCAAACACCCGCTGAACCCGGAGTGGGAATTGCCGGTCTGGATCGCGAACTTCATCCTGATGGATTATGGGACCGGTGCGATTTTTGCCTGCCCCGCGCACGACCAGCGCGACCTGGATTTCTGCCGCAAGTATGATCTGCCGGTGATCGACACATTCTTTGCGCTGGACGATAACACGCCGGTTGCCAAGGACGCGTTCGTCCCCGCCAAATCTGAAAAAGTCCGCTGGGTCGATCACTTTGCCGGATTGGACGAGGCCACCGGCGAAGAGGCCATCAACACCACCGTCGATTTTGCCGAACAGCAAGGCTGGGGCGAGGGAGTCACCAAATATCGCCTGCGCGATTGGGGCCTGTCCCGTCAACGCTATTGGGGTTGCCCAATTCCCGTCGTGCACTGTGACGATTGCGGAGTGGTGCCTGAGAAAAAGGAAAACCTGCCGGTTCGCCTGCCCGATGACGTGACGTTCGACAAACCCGGCAACCCGTTGGACCGCCACCCAACCTGGCGCGACTGTGTCTGCCCATCCTGTGGCAAGCCCGCCCAGCGCGAAACCGACACGATGGACACATTTGTTGATTCATCGTGGTATTTCGCCCGCTTCACAGCCCCGCGTGCCGAAACACCGACCGATCTGGCCGAGGCCGAATACTGGATGAATGTCGATCAATACATCGGCGGCATCGAACACGCGATTCTGCACCTGCTCTATTCTCGCTTCTTTGCACGCGCCATGAAGATCACCGGTCACCTGCCTGAAAAAGCCATCGAACCATTCGATGCGCTGTTCACCCAAGGGATGGTCACGCATGAAATCTATCAGACCCCCGGCCCGAATGGCCGCCCGGTTTACCACCTGCCCGAGGATGTGACCGACGGCAAACTGGCAGACGGAACCGAGGTGGAAATCATCCCCTCCGCCAAAATGTCAAAGTCCAAAAAGAACGTGGTCGACCCGGTGTCTATCATCTCGGCCTTTGGTGCGGATACCGCCCGCTGGTTCGTGCTGTCCGATTCGCCGCCCGAGCGGGATGTGGAATGGACCGCTTCGGGGGCAGAGGCCACCCACAAGCATCTCAGCCGCGTCTGGAAACTGTGCGACAAGATCGCCGCAATGGACCCGACTTCAAAGGGGCAAGGCGACGATGACCTGCTGCGCGAAACCCACAAGGCGATTCACGATGTGACTGTGGGGCTCGAATCCTTTGGGTTCAATGCCTCTATCGCGCGGCTCTATGCCTTTACCAACACCCTGGCCAAATCCAAGGCTGGTCACGCCGCGCAGCGGCAGGCCATCATGACCCTGGCCCAGCTGATGTCGCCAATGACTCCGCATTTGTCCGAAGACATCTGGGCCCATCAGGGCGGCGAAGGTCTGATCGCGACAGCGCCCTGGCCGGTTGCGGACGACGCGATGTTGATCGATGACACAGTCACCCTGCCAATCCAGATCAACGGCAAGCGCCGCGCGGAAATCAACGTTCCCGCAGACATGGACAAGGCAGAGGTTGAAAAAATCGCGCTTGCGCACGAAGCTGTGCAGAAGGTGTTGAATGGCGGCACCCCCAAAAAGGTAATCGTCGTTCCGGGCCGCATCGTGAACGTGGTCGCCTGA
- a CDS encoding porin gives MKKILFATTALIATAGMAAADVRISGYGRFGLDYNENNDRVGNIASGALNGRSETNITSRLRLQFDMSTETDSGVTLGARFRAQAESRDNAPGGAAFNGARFFATYEGFTLQVGNIIGAVENATGLYLETRTAGVGIDGAGFESIVTNVNGESFNWDAYSSAGVGANGVEVLYAAGAFSGHISYSEDNGLPTSASRVAANMAYTFGDWTGAIAVQDSDLAFEDKTFVSISGDLGQFGVRLAYADNDGIDKWGLYGNMDIGSASNILVYVTDEDAVSATDVAAGRNDNRDAIAGSNNREGTGYGIHYSYDLGGGASFEAGIRESSWDNTTVQAGVYFSF, from the coding sequence ATGAAAAAGATTCTCTTCGCGACTACCGCGCTGATCGCCACCGCGGGCATGGCCGCCGCAGATGTCCGCATTTCTGGTTACGGCCGTTTTGGTCTGGACTACAACGAAAACAACGACCGTGTTGGTAACATTGCTTCCGGCGCCCTGAACGGCCGTTCGGAAACCAACATCACCAGCCGTCTGCGTCTGCAGTTCGACATGTCGACCGAAACCGACAGCGGTGTGACCCTGGGTGCTCGTTTCCGTGCACAGGCTGAAAGCCGTGACAACGCTCCCGGCGGCGCAGCATTCAACGGTGCTCGCTTCTTCGCAACCTACGAAGGTTTCACCCTGCAGGTTGGCAACATCATCGGTGCGGTTGAAAACGCAACCGGTCTGTACCTGGAAACCCGCACCGCAGGTGTTGGTATCGACGGTGCCGGCTTTGAATCGATCGTTACCAACGTGAACGGCGAATCGTTCAACTGGGACGCATACAGCTCGGCTGGCGTTGGCGCCAACGGTGTTGAAGTTCTGTACGCAGCTGGCGCATTCAGCGGCCACATCTCGTACTCCGAAGACAACGGTCTGCCCACAAGCGCATCGCGTGTTGCCGCCAACATGGCATACACCTTTGGCGACTGGACCGGTGCTATCGCTGTTCAGGACTCCGACCTGGCATTCGAAGACAAAACCTTCGTCAGCATCTCGGGTGACCTGGGTCAGTTCGGCGTACGTCTGGCCTATGCAGACAACGACGGCATCGACAAGTGGGGCCTGTACGGCAACATGGACATCGGTTCTGCTTCGAACATCCTGGTTTACGTGACCGACGAAGACGCAGTTTCGGCTACTGACGTTGCTGCTGGTCGTAACGACAACCGTGACGCAATCGCCGGTTCGAACAACCGCGAAGGTACCGGTTACGGTATCCACTACTCGTACGATCTCGGGGGCGGCGCTTCCTTCGAAGCCGGTATCCGCGAATCTTCGTGGGACAACACCACCGTTCAGGCGGGTGTGTACTTCAGCTTCTAA
- a CDS encoding VOC family protein, with protein sequence MSVKRLSGVRLRVADMGPLITFYTDVMGMTATADTQGWRLGYLGADADLILLPGGLSYLHSQDQRYWKIGVTLPNLAMAHAQLRAAGVQVSQPRQFLDIGYMAHLSDPAGFVIELLQWDFDGNRPPDAGNASLPLGGQARIGQITLRTGDMAAERDAYSDMQVLSVQNVADHGFDLHFLAYAHETPPVPDVTAVANREWLWKRPYTLLEFQHVAGVNFAPTSAFEGLEITG encoded by the coding sequence GTGTCAGTGAAACGGTTGTCAGGTGTGCGCCTGAGGGTCGCGGACATGGGTCCGTTGATTACCTTTTACACAGACGTTATGGGAATGACTGCGACAGCGGACACGCAAGGATGGCGGCTGGGGTATCTGGGCGCAGATGCCGATCTGATTCTCTTGCCCGGCGGGTTATCCTATTTGCACAGCCAAGATCAGAGGTACTGGAAAATCGGTGTTACCCTACCGAATCTGGCGATGGCACATGCACAGTTGCGGGCCGCAGGCGTTCAGGTGTCACAGCCTCGGCAGTTTCTCGATATCGGCTATATGGCGCATCTGAGCGATCCCGCAGGATTCGTGATCGAGCTGCTGCAATGGGATTTTGATGGAAACCGCCCCCCGGATGCCGGGAATGCGTCGCTGCCGTTGGGCGGGCAAGCCCGCATCGGCCAGATCACTCTGCGCACCGGCGATATGGCCGCCGAACGTGACGCATATTCCGACATGCAAGTGCTGTCGGTTCAAAATGTTGCTGACCATGGCTTTGATCTGCATTTCTTGGCCTATGCCCATGAAACGCCACCTGTGCCCGACGTGACGGCGGTTGCGAACCGCGAATGGTTGTGGAAACGGCCTTACACCTTGTTGGAATTCCAGCATGTGGCCGGCGTCAACTTTGCTCCGACGTCGGCATTTGAAGGGTTGGAGATTACCGGGTGA
- a CDS encoding enoyl-CoA hydratase/isomerase family protein, translating into MIELTKVDGLWTVTINRPDKANSLTEEMLGDLADIAESAGDARALILTGTGKVFSAGADLEEARNGLALSGVWERLSSAIAALPCLKIAALNGTLAGGANGMVLACDLRIAVPNAKVFYPVMKLGFLPQPSDPKRMAALIGPARTKLILMSGQKITAQQAYDFGLIDRIVPPEDLMQTAHDLVADSVAAKPEIARGIMDMCQ; encoded by the coding sequence ATGATCGAATTGACCAAGGTGGACGGGCTGTGGACCGTCACCATCAACCGTCCTGACAAGGCCAATTCCCTGACCGAAGAGATGCTGGGCGATTTGGCGGACATCGCCGAAAGCGCCGGTGATGCGCGGGCGCTGATTCTGACCGGTACGGGAAAAGTGTTCAGCGCCGGTGCCGATCTGGAAGAGGCGCGCAATGGTCTGGCACTATCCGGGGTATGGGAACGTTTGTCTTCGGCTATCGCCGCGTTGCCCTGTCTCAAGATTGCGGCGCTGAACGGGACATTGGCAGGTGGGGCCAACGGAATGGTGTTGGCCTGTGATCTGCGTATCGCGGTGCCCAACGCCAAAGTGTTTTATCCGGTGATGAAACTGGGGTTCCTGCCGCAACCTTCGGACCCCAAACGCATGGCGGCGCTGATCGGCCCGGCCCGGACCAAGCTGATCCTGATGAGCGGGCAAAAGATCACCGCACAGCAGGCCTATGACTTTGGCCTGATCGACCGGATCGTTCCGCCCGAAGACCTGATGCAAACCGCCCACGATCTGGTGGCCGACAGTGTGGCGGCCAAGCCCGAGATAGCCCGCGGAATCATGGACATGTGTCAGTGA
- a CDS encoding SDR family oxidoreductase: MNMGGKTVLITGASRGIGAEAGRVFADAGANVALLARSADQIDALAAEIGDAAMALSCDISDYTAVAAAVQACVDRFGGIDVLINNAGAIEPISHLAAADPDDWGQVIDINLKGVFYGMRAAVPLMRARGGSVLTISSGAAHGPVEAWSHYCASKAGAAMLTQCLDKEERANGIRAIGLSPGTVATQMQKEIKASGINPISQLAWEDHIPADWPARALLWMCGSDADSYLGQEISLRDESIRKQVGLI; encoded by the coding sequence ATGAACATGGGTGGGAAAACTGTCCTGATCACCGGCGCCAGCCGTGGAATCGGGGCCGAAGCCGGGCGGGTTTTCGCCGATGCAGGTGCCAATGTCGCCTTGTTGGCCCGCAGCGCGGACCAGATTGATGCGCTGGCCGCTGAAATTGGCGACGCCGCCATGGCGCTGTCCTGTGACATCAGTGACTATACGGCAGTGGCCGCAGCAGTTCAGGCCTGTGTGGACCGGTTTGGCGGCATTGATGTGTTGATCAACAACGCAGGTGCGATCGAACCGATTTCCCATCTGGCTGCTGCAGATCCCGATGACTGGGGGCAGGTGATCGATATCAACCTCAAAGGCGTCTTCTATGGGATGCGTGCCGCGGTGCCGCTGATGCGGGCGCGTGGCGGATCTGTTCTGACCATCAGCTCCGGCGCAGCCCACGGTCCGGTCGAGGCCTGGAGCCATTATTGCGCCTCCAAGGCGGGCGCAGCGATGCTGACACAGTGCCTGGACAAGGAAGAGCGCGCCAACGGCATTCGTGCTATCGGACTGTCACCGGGCACTGTCGCGACACAGATGCAGAAAGAGATCAAAGCCAGTGGCATCAACCCAATCAGCCAATTGGCCTGGGAAGATCACATTCCTGCCGATTGGCCTGCGCGTGCATTGCTGTGGATGTGCGGCTCTGACGCTGATTCCTATTTGGGGCAGGAAATTTCCTTGCGGGATGAAAGCATTCGAAAACAGGTTGGGCTGATATGA
- a CDS encoding DUF3576 domain-containing protein, with product MKLQKTLNIALVGVLCLAVVGCGPRGGRNASPQASTASATTSGEPLIANNRESAPTNYEASSIWDVFGPNKSDQSTQVNRYLWSASLDVLSFLPVQSVDPFTGVIVTGYGVPPGGGRSYRATVHVKDPALEARSLNVSLHTKGGPASAATTRAVEDAILSRARQLRIADRNL from the coding sequence ATGAAACTGCAAAAGACCCTGAATATAGCATTGGTTGGCGTTCTTTGTTTGGCCGTAGTTGGCTGCGGGCCTCGCGGCGGGAGAAATGCCAGTCCACAGGCATCAACGGCTTCGGCAACGACATCAGGTGAACCGCTGATTGCGAACAATCGGGAATCGGCACCGACGAATTATGAAGCTTCTTCGATCTGGGATGTCTTTGGCCCCAACAAGTCTGACCAATCCACCCAGGTCAATCGGTATCTGTGGTCCGCATCCCTGGATGTCCTGAGCTTTCTGCCCGTTCAATCCGTCGATCCGTTTACAGGTGTTATCGTGACCGGGTACGGCGTACCGCCGGGTGGCGGTCGTTCTTATCGCGCAACGGTTCACGTAAAAGACCCCGCACTCGAAGCCCGGTCGCTGAATGTGTCGCTGCACACCAAGGGCGGTCCGGCAAGCGCCGCGACCACGCGTGCTGTCGAAGACGCAATCCTATCACGCGCCCGGCAATTGCGGATTGCTGACCGCAACCTCTAG
- a CDS encoding DUF2125 domain-containing protein: MSVSFARGLSAASIFAISTSTGWADVSPQEVWSDWKSYLTGMGYDISAQESQSGGVLTVSDLSLGMQVPDAEGVVTMTMPQLVFTDNGDGSVNVTLPAEFPMLMSMRPDGEESVDIELNYAHADAVMTVSGDPDDMTSDYSASTASIALKSLNVDGEAVPASVGNFAMTMNNVASSTQTIVAEGRSYAQNMSADSLTYQLGFKDPDSDDQASFNGTLNQIGFQGTAAVPADANPNDVRAMLDAGFSFDGTFSYGQATTSMSGAGDGETFGFEGQTQDGAVGVAMSATHLSYDVQQKATSMSISSGELPFPIMLSMSGFGFNMSMPIAKSDAEQDFAFGISLTEFTVPDMLWGMVDPAAIMPRDPATIVVDLSGKAKMLFDLMDPESAAEMGDQPPGELNALTVNDLQVAAAGAKIAGTGDFTFDNTDLQSFDGMPAPSGVANLSISGANGLIDRLIQMGFLAEEDAMGARMMMGMLAVPGETPDTLTSKIEINDQGHIIANGQRIK; the protein is encoded by the coding sequence ATGTCTGTTTCATTCGCACGCGGGCTGAGTGCGGCATCCATTTTTGCTATTTCAACCTCCACCGGTTGGGCCGATGTCAGCCCTCAGGAGGTCTGGTCCGACTGGAAATCCTATTTGACCGGAATGGGCTATGATATTTCTGCCCAAGAGTCACAATCAGGTGGCGTTCTGACGGTCAGCGACCTGTCGCTGGGAATGCAAGTCCCGGACGCAGAGGGCGTCGTCACGATGACTATGCCCCAGCTTGTGTTCACTGATAATGGCGACGGCTCTGTGAATGTCACGCTGCCCGCGGAATTCCCAATGCTCATGTCCATGCGCCCGGACGGCGAAGAATCTGTCGATATCGAGCTGAACTATGCCCATGCCGACGCGGTCATGACCGTATCTGGCGATCCAGACGACATGACCAGCGACTATTCTGCATCCACTGCATCCATTGCGCTGAAATCGCTGAATGTCGATGGCGAAGCGGTCCCCGCCTCGGTCGGGAATTTTGCCATGACCATGAATAACGTGGCCAGCAGCACCCAGACCATCGTAGCCGAGGGGCGCAGTTACGCCCAAAATATGAGCGCGGACAGCCTGACCTACCAACTCGGGTTCAAAGACCCGGACTCTGATGATCAGGCCAGCTTTAACGGCACGTTGAACCAAATAGGGTTTCAAGGAACCGCTGCAGTCCCGGCCGATGCCAATCCAAATGATGTGCGCGCCATGCTGGACGCGGGATTTTCCTTTGATGGCACATTTAGCTACGGCCAGGCCACAACTTCGATGAGCGGTGCCGGCGATGGTGAAACCTTTGGGTTTGAAGGTCAGACACAAGACGGTGCCGTCGGCGTCGCCATGAGCGCGACTCACCTGTCGTATGACGTGCAACAAAAAGCCACCAGCATGTCGATCAGCAGCGGAGAGCTCCCGTTTCCCATCATGCTGTCCATGTCCGGGTTCGGGTTCAACATGTCCATGCCGATTGCAAAATCGGACGCTGAACAGGATTTTGCCTTTGGTATCAGCCTGACCGAATTCACAGTGCCTGACATGCTGTGGGGGATGGTCGATCCGGCCGCCATCATGCCGCGGGACCCTGCGACGATTGTGGTCGATCTTTCGGGCAAGGCAAAGATGCTGTTTGATTTGATGGATCCGGAGTCCGCTGCGGAAATGGGCGACCAGCCTCCGGGCGAATTAAACGCGTTGACCGTCAACGATTTGCAGGTTGCCGCTGCTGGCGCCAAAATCGCCGGCACCGGGGACTTCACCTTTGACAACACTGATCTGCAAAGCTTTGATGGAATGCCCGCCCCCAGCGGCGTGGCCAACCTGTCCATCAGCGGTGCGAATGGCCTGATCGACCGTTTGATCCAAATGGGTTTCCTGGCGGAAGAAGACGCGATGGGGGCCCGGATGATGATGGGTATGCTGGCCGTACCGGGGGAGACGCCGGATACGCTGACATCAAAAATCGAAATCAACGATCAGGGTCACATCATTGCAAATGGTCAACGGATCAAATGA
- a CDS encoding DNA polymerase III subunit delta, with product MKLSPREADGYFARPDPDQTGLLIYGGDTMRVALKRQQVLAALLGANADEEMRLTRMPANDLRSDPAQLIDAIKAVGFFPGPRAVFVEDATETAAKSILAALEDWAQGDAQIIVTAGQLKATSKLRKAFEGHRNAFAVGIYDDPPSRSEIERILGEAGIRNVPNDAMSMLTDIANDIGPGDFTRMIEKLALYKFQDDNPLTLDDIDAVAPQSTEAALDDVLNVVAEARSGEIGPLIRRLQSQGTAAVTLCIGATRHFRTLYTCASDPGGAAQGIGRMRPPLYGKRRDRVLRQAQAWGPHKLETALTILTDTDLQLRSAGQTAPAMALIERALIRLAMLARSR from the coding sequence GTGAAGCTCTCGCCACGCGAGGCGGACGGCTACTTTGCCCGCCCCGACCCGGACCAGACCGGTCTGCTGATCTATGGCGGTGACACAATGCGAGTTGCCTTGAAACGTCAACAGGTGCTGGCCGCTCTTCTGGGGGCCAATGCCGACGAAGAAATGCGCCTGACGCGGATGCCGGCAAACGACCTGCGTTCGGATCCCGCGCAGTTGATTGACGCGATCAAGGCCGTGGGCTTTTTCCCCGGTCCCCGTGCCGTGTTTGTCGAAGACGCGACCGAAACCGCAGCCAAGTCGATATTGGCTGCGCTGGAAGACTGGGCTCAGGGCGACGCACAGATCATCGTGACCGCCGGGCAATTAAAGGCCACATCGAAACTGCGCAAGGCGTTTGAAGGGCATCGCAATGCCTTTGCCGTCGGAATCTATGACGACCCGCCGTCGCGGTCCGAAATTGAACGGATCCTGGGCGAGGCCGGGATCCGCAATGTCCCCAATGATGCCATGTCGATGTTGACTGATATTGCGAATGACATCGGCCCCGGCGATTTCACCCGAATGATCGAAAAGCTGGCACTGTACAAATTTCAGGACGACAACCCGCTGACGCTGGATGACATCGACGCTGTAGCCCCCCAATCTACCGAAGCTGCCCTGGATGATGTTCTGAACGTGGTGGCCGAGGCCCGCAGCGGCGAAATCGGCCCACTGATCCGGCGGCTGCAATCCCAAGGAACAGCTGCCGTGACCCTGTGTATCGGGGCCACCCGGCATTTCCGCACGCTTTACACCTGTGCATCGGATCCAGGGGGGGCAGCCCAGGGTATCGGCAGAATGCGTCCGCCGCTGTATGGAAAACGCCGCGACCGGGTGTTGCGCCAGGCCCAGGCCTGGGGTCCGCACAAATTGGAAACGGCATTGACCATCCTGACCGATACCGACCTGCAATTGCGGTCAGCGGGGCAAACGGCCCCGGCTATGGCCTTGATCGAACGGGCATTGATTCGGCTGGCCATGCTGGCCCGCTCGCGCTGA